From the Vanessa cardui chromosome 18, ilVanCard2.1, whole genome shotgun sequence genome, one window contains:
- the LOC124537447 gene encoding ATP-dependent RNA helicase glh-2-like — translation MVYNRSVGLTVTQFFLSFTFGSTSTGLNMKLFVVAALIAVASAGRLEHLERSYLPPDNNNVQSGFGNNGARGFGSNGGSQNGFGTGNNGFASGHGSGSNGFGHSTSSNGFGHGASSNGFANGHSSSSSSGLNGHGSSGFGSNGASSNGFGANGHSSQGVGANGHSSSGFGGFGTTQGSNGFGNGAGAASKNGAFVGATSNQYLPPDHGPSGAGSNGFSGFGASSNKPSSGFASQQYNQGSQFGSRSNGFGHSSGAAHGSANGGFRSTFGSQGSNVGSGSQPQFGAASRQYLAPKTSSFQDIPQQPFDEETGYHY, via the exons ATGGTATATAATAGGTCAGTCGGTCTCACGGTAACACAGTTCTTCTTGAGCTTCACATTTGGTAGTACATCCACCGGCCTAAATATGAAActg tTCGTTGTTGCTGCCTTGATTGCTGTGGCCTCAGCTGGCCGTCTGGAGCACCTCGAGCGCTCCTACTTGCCTCCTGACAACAACAACGTTCAGAGCGGCTTCGGTAACAATGGTGCTAGAGGTTTCGGCTCAAATGGCGGCTCTCAAAATGGTTTCGGTACTGGCAATAACGGTTTTGCCAGTGGTCACGGTTCTGGAAGCAATGGATTCGGCCACAGTACTAGCAGCAATGGATTCGGCCACGGTGCTAGCAGCAATGGCTTTGCCAACGGTCACAGCTCTAGCAGCAGTTCCGGCTTAAATGGGCATGGATCTTCTGGATTTGGTTCTAACGGTGCCAGCTCGAATGGATTCGGCGCTAATGGCCATAGTTCCCAAGGAGTTGGCGCTAACGGTCACAGCTCCAGCGGATTTGGCGGATTTGGTACAACTCAAGGATCAAACGGATTTGGAAATGGCGCTGGAGCTGCTAGCAAAAATGGAGCTTTTGTTGGTGCCACATCTAACCAATACCTTCCTCCCGACCATGGGCCATCTGGAGCTGGATCCAACGGTTTCAGTGGATTTGGAGCTTCTTCGAACAAAC CATCATCAGGATTCGCCAGCCAGCAATACAACCAAGGTTCCCAATTCGGCAGCCGTAGCAACGGTTTTGGACATAGCTCCGGTGCAGCTCATGGATCTGCAAATGGAGGTTTCAGATCTACATTTGGATCTCAAGGATCCAACGTTGGCTCTGGCTCTCAGCCACAGTTCGGCGCTGCCAGCCGTCAATACTTGGCTCCTAAGACTTCATCTTTCCAGGACATTCCTCAACAACCTTTCGACGAGGAAACTGGCTATCACTACTGA